A window from Sus scrofa isolate TJ Tabasco breed Duroc chromosome 2, Sscrofa11.1, whole genome shotgun sequence encodes these proteins:
- the PTPN5 gene encoding tyrosine-protein phosphatase non-receptor type 5 isoform X1, protein MCCSERLPGLPPPVGMEALDQAEGPAASPREMPPPPPPAPPSEPAQKPPPRGPGSPSLTVRSSLCLLAASQFLLACGMLWLSGYGPFWSQNATDLISSVLSLLEQLGPSAWLGVGTWGIPCLLLASLSVVLLTTLVWYLLRAPPEPPAPLPPEDRRQSVSRQPSFTYSEWMEEKVEDDFLDLDPVPETPVFDCVMDIKPEADPASLTVKSMGLQERRGSNVSLTLDMCTPGCNEEGFGYLMSPREESAREYLLSASRVLQAEELHEKALDPFLLQAEFFEIPMNFVDPKEYDIPGLVRKNRYKTILPNPHSRVCLTSPDPDDPLSSYINANYIRGYGGEEKVYIATQGPIVSTVGDFWRMVWQEHTPIIVMITNIEEMNEKCTEYWPEEQVVYDGVEITVRKVIHTEDYRLRLIALRSGTEERGLKHYWFTSWPDQKTPDRAPPLLHLVREVEEEAQQEGPRCAPIVVHCSAGIGRTGCFIATSICCQQLRQEGVVDILKTTCQLRQDRGGMIQTCEQYQFVHHVMSLYEKQLSRQSLE, encoded by the exons GTCTCCCCCCGCCGGTAGGGATGGAGGCGCTGGACCAGGCCGAGGGGCCCGCAGCCTCTCCGAGAGAGATGCCACCGCCCCCACCTCCTGCACCGCCCTCAGAGCCAGCTCAGAAGCCGCCACCTCGGGGCCCTGGGAGCCCCTCCCTCACTgtcaggagcagcctgtgcctgTTGGCTGCCTCCCAGTTCCTG CTTGCCTGCGGGATGCTTTGGCTCAGCGGCTATGGCCCCTTCTGGTCGCAGAATGCCACCGACCTCATCTCCTCTGTGCTCTCGCTCCTGGAGCAGCTGGGACCCTCG gcctggctgggcgTTGGGACCTGGGGCATCCCCTGTCTGCTGCTGGCCTCTCTGTCTGTGGTCCTCCTCACCACCCTG GTGTGGTACCTCCTGAGGGCTCCACCAGAGCCACCCGCCCCACTGCCCCCCGAAGACAGGCGCCAGTCTGTGAGCCGTCAGCCCTCCTTCACCTACTCGGAGTGGATGGAGGAGAAGGTTGAAGATGACTTCCTGGACCTGGATCCCGTCCCTGAGACGCCTGTGTTTGACTGTGTGATGGACATCAAACCTGAGGCCGACCCCGCCTCACTGACCGTCAAGTCCATGGGTCTGCaggagag GAGGGGCTCCAACGTCTCCCTGACCCTGGACATGTGCACGCCGGGCTGCAACGAGGAGGGCTTCGGCTATCTCATGTCCCCGCGAGAGGAGTCAGCCCGTGAGTACCTGCTCAGCGCTTCCCGTGTCCTCCAGGCTGAGGAGCTTCACGAGAAGGCCCTGGACCCCTTCCTGCTGCAGGCAGAATTCTTT GAAATCCCCATGAACTTTGTGGATCCAAAAGAGTATGACATCCCTGGGCTGGTGCGGAAGAACCGGTACAAAACCATCCTTCCCA aTCCTCACAGCAGAGTGTGTCTGACTTCACCAGACCCCGACGACCCTCTGAGTTCCTACATCAACGCCAACTACATCCGG GGCTACGGTGGGGAAGAGAAGGTGTACATCGCCACTCAGGGACCCATCGTCAGCACCGTCGGCGACTTCTGGCGCATGGTGTGGCAGGAGCACACGCCCATCATTGTCATGATCACAAACATCGAGGAGATGAACGAG AAGTGCACCGAGTATTGGCCGGAGGAGCAGGTGGTGTACGATGGCGTCGAGATCACCGTGCGGAAAGTCATCCACACTGAGGATTACCGGCTACGACTCATCGCCCTCAGG AGCGGGACAGAAGAACGAGGCCTGAAGCATTACTGGTTCACATCCTGGCCCGACCAGAAGACTCCAGACCGGGCCCCCCCTCTCCTGCACCTGGTgcgggaggtggaggaggaagccCAGCAGGAGGGGCCACGGTGCGCCCCCATCGTCGTCCACTGCAG CGCAGGGATCGGGAGGACAGGCTGCTTCATCGCCACCAGCATCTGCTGCCAGCAGCTGCGGCAGGAGGGCGTGGTGGACATCCTGAAGACCACGTGCCAGCTCCGTCAGGACAG GGGCGGCATGATCCAGACGTGTGAACAGTACCAGTTCGTGCATCACGTCATGAGCCTCTACGAGAAGCAGCTGTCCCGCCAGTCCCTGGAGTGA
- the PTPN5 gene encoding tyrosine-protein phosphatase non-receptor type 5 isoform X2 — protein MCCSERLPGLPPPVGMEALDQAEGPAASPREMPPPPPPAPPSEPAQKPPPRGPGSPSLTVRSSLCLLAASQFLLACGMLWLSGYGPFWSQNATDLISSVLSLLEQLGPSAWLGVGTWGIPCLLLASLSVVLLTTLVWYLLRAPPEPPAPLPPEDRRQSVSRQPSFTYSEWMEEKVEDDFLDLDPVPETPVFDCVMDIKPEADPASLTVKSMGLQERRGSNVSLTLDMCTPGCNEEGFGYLMSPREESAREYLLSASRVLQAEELHEKALDPFLLQAEFFEIPMNFVDPKEYDIPGLVRKNRYKTILPNPHSRVCLTSPDPDDPLSSYINANYIRGYGGEEKVYIATQGPIVSTVGDFWRMVWQEHTPIIVMITNIEEMNEKCTEYWPEEQVVYDGVEITVRKVIHTEDYRLRLIALRAQRVHRHLGWWASVSRTERDRRTRPEALLVHILARPEDSRPGPPSPAPGAGGGGGSPAGGATVRPHRRPLQRRDREDRLLHRHQHLLPAAAAGGRGGHPEDHVPAPSGQGRHDPDV, from the exons GTCTCCCCCCGCCGGTAGGGATGGAGGCGCTGGACCAGGCCGAGGGGCCCGCAGCCTCTCCGAGAGAGATGCCACCGCCCCCACCTCCTGCACCGCCCTCAGAGCCAGCTCAGAAGCCGCCACCTCGGGGCCCTGGGAGCCCCTCCCTCACTgtcaggagcagcctgtgcctgTTGGCTGCCTCCCAGTTCCTG CTTGCCTGCGGGATGCTTTGGCTCAGCGGCTATGGCCCCTTCTGGTCGCAGAATGCCACCGACCTCATCTCCTCTGTGCTCTCGCTCCTGGAGCAGCTGGGACCCTCG gcctggctgggcgTTGGGACCTGGGGCATCCCCTGTCTGCTGCTGGCCTCTCTGTCTGTGGTCCTCCTCACCACCCTG GTGTGGTACCTCCTGAGGGCTCCACCAGAGCCACCCGCCCCACTGCCCCCCGAAGACAGGCGCCAGTCTGTGAGCCGTCAGCCCTCCTTCACCTACTCGGAGTGGATGGAGGAGAAGGTTGAAGATGACTTCCTGGACCTGGATCCCGTCCCTGAGACGCCTGTGTTTGACTGTGTGATGGACATCAAACCTGAGGCCGACCCCGCCTCACTGACCGTCAAGTCCATGGGTCTGCaggagag GAGGGGCTCCAACGTCTCCCTGACCCTGGACATGTGCACGCCGGGCTGCAACGAGGAGGGCTTCGGCTATCTCATGTCCCCGCGAGAGGAGTCAGCCCGTGAGTACCTGCTCAGCGCTTCCCGTGTCCTCCAGGCTGAGGAGCTTCACGAGAAGGCCCTGGACCCCTTCCTGCTGCAGGCAGAATTCTTT GAAATCCCCATGAACTTTGTGGATCCAAAAGAGTATGACATCCCTGGGCTGGTGCGGAAGAACCGGTACAAAACCATCCTTCCCA aTCCTCACAGCAGAGTGTGTCTGACTTCACCAGACCCCGACGACCCTCTGAGTTCCTACATCAACGCCAACTACATCCGG GGCTACGGTGGGGAAGAGAAGGTGTACATCGCCACTCAGGGACCCATCGTCAGCACCGTCGGCGACTTCTGGCGCATGGTGTGGCAGGAGCACACGCCCATCATTGTCATGATCACAAACATCGAGGAGATGAACGAG AAGTGCACCGAGTATTGGCCGGAGGAGCAGGTGGTGTACGATGGCGTCGAGATCACCGTGCGGAAAGTCATCCACACTGAGGATTACCGGCTACGACTCATCGCCCTCAGG GCTCAGAGAGTTCACAGGCATCTGGGGTGGTGGGCCTCTGTCTCCCGGACAGAGCGGGACAGAAGAACGAGGCCTGAAGCATTACTGGTTCACATCCTGGCCCGACCAGAAGACTCCAGACCGGGCCCCCCCTCTCCTGCACCTGGTgcgggaggtggaggaggaagccCAGCAGGAGGGGCCACGGTGCGCCCCCATCGTCGTCCACTGCAG CGCAGGGATCGGGAGGACAGGCTGCTTCATCGCCACCAGCATCTGCTGCCAGCAGCTGCGGCAGGAGGGCGTGGTGGACATCCTGAAGACCACGTGCCAGCTCCGTCAGGACAG GGGCGGCATGATCCAGACGTGTGA
- the PTPN5 gene encoding tyrosine-protein phosphatase non-receptor type 5 isoform X3, whose translation MLWLSGYGPFWSQNATDLISSVLSLLEQLGPSAWLGVGTWGIPCLLLASLSVVLLTTLVWYLLRAPPEPPAPLPPEDRRQSVSRQPSFTYSEWMEEKVEDDFLDLDPVPETPVFDCVMDIKPEADPASLTVKSMGLQERRGSNVSLTLDMCTPGCNEEGFGYLMSPREESAREYLLSASRVLQAEELHEKALDPFLLQAEFFEIPMNFVDPKEYDIPGLVRKNRYKTILPNPHSRVCLTSPDPDDPLSSYINANYIRGYGGEEKVYIATQGPIVSTVGDFWRMVWQEHTPIIVMITNIEEMNEKCTEYWPEEQVVYDGVEITVRKVIHTEDYRLRLIALRSGTEERGLKHYWFTSWPDQKTPDRAPPLLHLVREVEEEAQQEGPRCAPIVVHCSAGIGRTGCFIATSICCQQLRQEGVVDILKTTCQLRQDRGGMIQTCEQYQFVHHVMSLYEKQLSRQSLE comes from the exons ATGCTTTGGCTCAGCGGCTATGGCCCCTTCTGGTCGCAGAATGCCACCGACCTCATCTCCTCTGTGCTCTCGCTCCTGGAGCAGCTGGGACCCTCG gcctggctgggcgTTGGGACCTGGGGCATCCCCTGTCTGCTGCTGGCCTCTCTGTCTGTGGTCCTCCTCACCACCCTG GTGTGGTACCTCCTGAGGGCTCCACCAGAGCCACCCGCCCCACTGCCCCCCGAAGACAGGCGCCAGTCTGTGAGCCGTCAGCCCTCCTTCACCTACTCGGAGTGGATGGAGGAGAAGGTTGAAGATGACTTCCTGGACCTGGATCCCGTCCCTGAGACGCCTGTGTTTGACTGTGTGATGGACATCAAACCTGAGGCCGACCCCGCCTCACTGACCGTCAAGTCCATGGGTCTGCaggagag GAGGGGCTCCAACGTCTCCCTGACCCTGGACATGTGCACGCCGGGCTGCAACGAGGAGGGCTTCGGCTATCTCATGTCCCCGCGAGAGGAGTCAGCCCGTGAGTACCTGCTCAGCGCTTCCCGTGTCCTCCAGGCTGAGGAGCTTCACGAGAAGGCCCTGGACCCCTTCCTGCTGCAGGCAGAATTCTTT GAAATCCCCATGAACTTTGTGGATCCAAAAGAGTATGACATCCCTGGGCTGGTGCGGAAGAACCGGTACAAAACCATCCTTCCCA aTCCTCACAGCAGAGTGTGTCTGACTTCACCAGACCCCGACGACCCTCTGAGTTCCTACATCAACGCCAACTACATCCGG GGCTACGGTGGGGAAGAGAAGGTGTACATCGCCACTCAGGGACCCATCGTCAGCACCGTCGGCGACTTCTGGCGCATGGTGTGGCAGGAGCACACGCCCATCATTGTCATGATCACAAACATCGAGGAGATGAACGAG AAGTGCACCGAGTATTGGCCGGAGGAGCAGGTGGTGTACGATGGCGTCGAGATCACCGTGCGGAAAGTCATCCACACTGAGGATTACCGGCTACGACTCATCGCCCTCAGG AGCGGGACAGAAGAACGAGGCCTGAAGCATTACTGGTTCACATCCTGGCCCGACCAGAAGACTCCAGACCGGGCCCCCCCTCTCCTGCACCTGGTgcgggaggtggaggaggaagccCAGCAGGAGGGGCCACGGTGCGCCCCCATCGTCGTCCACTGCAG CGCAGGGATCGGGAGGACAGGCTGCTTCATCGCCACCAGCATCTGCTGCCAGCAGCTGCGGCAGGAGGGCGTGGTGGACATCCTGAAGACCACGTGCCAGCTCCGTCAGGACAG GGGCGGCATGATCCAGACGTGTGAACAGTACCAGTTCGTGCATCACGTCATGAGCCTCTACGAGAAGCAGCTGTCCCGCCAGTCCCTGGAGTGA